Within the Xiphophorus couchianus chromosome 17, X_couchianus-1.0, whole genome shotgun sequence genome, the region AAAATATGTAAGCAAAAGCGTTAGCTTAATAAAAGTGTAAGGCAGCGATGTGAGTCCCATTAGACTACCTTGTTGGTTCCATTCGAGGAAGTGCCGACCAAGTTTGGTGAAATACTTGAAACTGCTTCCTGGGTCGGGTGGAAGAAAATGTGACTCGGCAGCAATCAGATAGGACTGAGCCGTAACTCTGGTGTTGACAGTAAAACCTGCTCCACCAGGAAGTGCTGGTGTAGTTAAACAATAAAGAGTTCATGCAAAGTGACTCATTTGCTGTGGTGAGTTCCTGCTTTGTTGTCGGTGCCACTCTTAGCTATTTTTCCTATGCCACTGATCACTCACATGCAGGTACCTGCAACCTTCCTAATGTTTCAGAGAACTCAAGAGCGTCAACATTGTTTCCACACTGAATTAGTTTACTCTCAACGGTTGTTTAAGTTCTGTTCAGTACTTTTACATTTAGGGGTTATAGAATCTGTcaagttttcaaaaacatttacagatttcAGTCATTGCTGCATTTATTCCACATGTCCTTCAAACTTGCTTGATCCTTTTATCCTTTCCTTCCCTCATTCAGTCCTTCCTTTGTTAATTCCTTCCATCCTTCCTCAGCACCCTCTTGTCTTCAGATCTTCTCCCTGACACATTCGGCTCAGACTCAGAGTGACACCAGGGACATCTAGTGGAATATTTGTGCATGTGCATGCAGTAATGAAACCGTTTAACTTCCCAGCAGTCACAGAAAATATCCACAACCAGGAACACGCCTGCAGTatgaaatcaatatttgtttctcctccttttcctttccaggtgttttatttttggagaatATTCATCTAGTAGAGATCAAACATTTGCTTGAAGTTGTACATTTGAATGTAAAAGCTGTGGTTTGTTGTAGGAACGTTACCCTGCTGCTGGTTGGAAGCctttacataaatataaatagctAAAATCCAATATGTCTGCTTCCTCAGAGACGGTACGGCGGGCGCCGCGAGGTACAGAACCCCTCCCACAGAACCCGCCCACCATCGAGCTGAGGCACCGCCGCTCCCGCTCCCGGTCCCCCCTCAACCCGGCCCCGAGGCGGTCGCCCCCGGAGCCCAACCGGCCCCGCTCGGCCAGCGAGGACCCGCTGCAGAGCTTCTCCCAGCTGCCTGACAGCAACCACCACCTGGCCGAGGAGATGTATCCGCTGTCCGTGTCCCCGCCGGCCCCCAACGGACCCTGCGCCGCACCCAGGGAGGCCCGGAGCCCGGGGCTCCAGGAGGCGGGGCCACCCCGCGTCATCCAGCTCATGCCCAGCACCATCCTGAACCCTCTGCTGCTCAGCCCCAGCAGAGGCGGGGGGGCCGGCCTGGACTTCAGGCACAGCCGCGCCGGGGCCCCCTCCCAGGTGTTGATGGAGAACGGGCGTGAGAGCAAGGTGCATGTGCACCACCACcagcaccaccagcagcagcagcagttggcCCAGCAGCAGCTGTTGCAGCAACAGGAGGAGGCGCTCTACAGGAACCACGTCATCATGCCCGTGTCTCCTCCAGAGGAGCAGCAGATGCCCATCGGCCGGATAGCAGGTCTTcacatcacttcctgtccttCATCACAAAACACCAGCTGCCTTTCCACTGACCACAACACAGCTCACTGGAATATTGctaataaattcacttaaatcTGCAacatgcaacttttataaagaatgtttttacatatttgttaaaattattgcCATGCTGGGtcaatatgagacagataaaaaGCGAAAAGATTGATGTCCATGAGCTACTGTCGCTGTCTGATGAAACGCACCAAGAGTAACTAATCAGAGCCAGTAGGAgggtcttagagctgtcaatcattcttgtGTAcatgctgcagagaaacaacttactgtgaAAGAAAAACCGTTTCCGACATAATCAGTGGCCAAGTTAACTAACCTAGCATTCACAATACGTTCTGTTAGCTGCAGTGTAGTAGATAGTGGGGGGCGGGGCGGATGAGCAGCAATATGAGCttgtgattgacagtgctaaggcccgcctcctggctctgattggttgtttctagtggGCACtagaaggaggcagaggagcttgatttttttttaaagtaattatttcatACTGTCATGACAATTACAGTATTCAGtacatatgtaaaaaatatattttttaaaagttacatacagcaGTTTTAATGGAACAGCGGAAATGTCAAAGAACACGTTTTGTACGCTTGGttcaggtttttcagttgtatCACATTGGTGtgtttatcaaaacatttttttcaggaGTCACACTGGTTTGTAAACACACAGTgtagggctgggcaataaatcagTAACAATATATATCACAATAGACATGTGATCAAAATCAATAGTTAATATATCcaatagaatattcaataacttaactgaactccaatccagaatGGCTCAGCCTtctgtaggcagaggaaaggcgtTAGCCGCTCAGCCTGTCCTGGTGAGCTAAGCTAGGAGGGTGGCATCATAACCggcatggagtgaaaactgtggctaaaacaaaactttatgcCACCACTGTGGcagtatttcaaatattcacaACAAAAACCTGATCAATAATTATCTATGGACCGATATGAAACCTTTATATCATGATTATTACCCAGCTCTAATgtcacagttcataaaaagttgagtttgtcatttgaacatgttgaattgatcactcttctgtaaaatggcaatttccccaaaacaccGCATACGTTTCCACTGAGTGTCGCTCCAACGCCTCAATGATGGCTCAGTGTTGAGAGCTAGCGCCATggctaaaatatatatgtttacaTTCGTCACTGCCATGATTATTAATGATTTATCGCATGAACATACATATTCACGTCGGATTtaactataatttttttatttaatagaaacaccacAATCGTGACATcgtgttttcaaagttttgtgcacactGGTGACAGAAACGCAGCTGGTGTTGGGAGTGTTTCTTTGGAAACGGAGTGAGCTGAACCAGAGCGCCCCCTGTGTGTTCTCCCCAGATTGCAGGCTGCTGTGGGACTACGTGTACCAGCTCCTGTCAGACAGCAGGTACGAGAACTACATCCGCTGGGAGGACCCCGACAGTAAAGTCTTCCGCATCATGGACCCCAATGGTCTGGCCAGGCTCTGGGGGAACCACAAGGTAAACGCAccacttcctgttccttcctGGACGCCGACCCCAAACAAACATCCCACCGTTATGGCAACCGGCCTCATGAAATGGGGTTTTCTGCTGTGTAGTCtcacaaagaaaaatggagaCAAATCCGACTTTTAATTGAAGTAGATTTGTTCAGAAACTTTCAAATCCATAAACATATCCATCTCTTGGTATGATTTGTAAACATGGGGTTTTTGTTTCCCTCTTAATGAGACGTTTCAGAAGTTCCAGTGAGATGAAAGGAAAGTTTACTGTAAGCGGGATCCTCTGGAATGTACTTCTATCATTGTTCAGGGACCAGTAGAGAGAAATGCTGGAGcttccagatgtttttctgttttactaaataaatattgatttctcttggaaacaaaaataacttttagtgGCTTTTTCTtcgtttattttgttttagtgtcctcctgtctgtcttttCCTTCATATAACTTTCCTTTCTTTGTGCTTTGCTTTCCTTTCCCCCTCTATTTTCCCTTCCTTTTGTCCATTCCTTCCTTTGTGTTAATTCATTTTGTCTCCATTTCCTTCCTTCATTCCTTTTAGACATTCCTTCTCTCCTTTCTCTGATTTTTGGAGCTTTAcatttacagcatttttctCTCTAGAAAGTACCTGCCTTgaatctaatgtttttttgctttggtttgttttttttgtaaaaagatgtttgacctctgaccctgttGTTGTTGATCCccaacagaacagaaccaacaTGACGTACGAGAAGATGTCGCGAGCACTGAGACACTACTACAAACTGAACATCATCAGGAAAGAGCCTGGACAGAGACTCCTGTTCAGGTAACACTCCCTCCCACCCCCCCGACACCCCACACCCTCTTCTCCTCTGAGCTCTAGAtaacccccctcccccctcaGGTTCATGAAGACCCCCGATGAGATCATGAACGGCCAGACGGAGCGGCTGGAGCACCTGGACTCAGACACAGACGAACAAATCTACATCAAAGAGGAATGCTGAACGGC harbors:
- the etv6 gene encoding transcription factor ETV6 isoform X3, whose protein sequence is MEDEPARLPAHLRLQPVFWSREDVAQWLRWAEKEFALRPITSGTFQMNGKALLLLTKEDFRYRSPHSGDVLYELLQHILKQRKSSVFCPSAYFPGNSFHSLPESAVHHLKLEETVRRAPRGTEPLPQNPPTIELRHRRSRSRSPLNPAPRRSPPEPNRPRSASEDPLQSFSQLPDSNHHLAEEMYPLSVSPPAPNGPCAAPREARSPGLQEAGPPRVIQLMPSTILNPLLLSPSRGGGAGLDFRHSRAGAPSQVLMENGRESKVHVHHHQHHQQQQQLAQQQLLQQQEEALYRNHVIMPVSPPEEQQMPIGRIADCRLLWDYVYQLLSDSRYENYIRWEDPDSKVFRIMDPNGLARLWGNHKNRTNMTYEKMSRALRHYYKLNIIRKEPGQRLLFRFMKTPDEIMNGQTERLEHLDSDTDEQIYIKEEC
- the etv6 gene encoding transcription factor ETV6 isoform X2, with amino-acid sequence MSESSSSAAANKERSSFSPSANLLPNSTSSPVHAPAARPASRMEDEPARLPAHLRLQPVFWSREDVAQWLRWAEKEFALRPITSGTFQMNGKALLLLTKEDFRYRSPHSGDVLYELLQHILKQRKSSVFCPSAYFPGNSFHSLPESAVHHLKLEETVRRAPRGTEPLPQNPPTIELRHRRSRSRSPLNPAPRRSPPEPNRPRSASEDPLQSFSQLPDSNHHLAEEMYPLSVSPPAPNGPCAAPREARSPGLQEAGPPRVIQLMPSTILNPLLLSPSRGGGAGLDFRHSRAGAPSQVLMENGRESKVHVHHHQHHQQQQQLAQQQLLQQQEEALYRNHVIMPVSPPEEQQMPIGRIADCRLLWDYVYQLLSDSRYENYIRWEDPDSKVFRIMDPNGLARLWGNHKNRTNMTYEKMSRALRHYYKLNIIRKEPGQRLLFRFMKTPDEIMNGQTERLEHLDSDTDEQIYIKEEC
- the etv6 gene encoding transcription factor ETV6 isoform X1; amino-acid sequence: MSESSSSAAANKQERSSFSPSANLLPNSTSSPVHAPAARPASRMEDEPARLPAHLRLQPVFWSREDVAQWLRWAEKEFALRPITSGTFQMNGKALLLLTKEDFRYRSPHSGDVLYELLQHILKQRKSSVFCPSAYFPGNSFHSLPESAVHHLKLEETVRRAPRGTEPLPQNPPTIELRHRRSRSRSPLNPAPRRSPPEPNRPRSASEDPLQSFSQLPDSNHHLAEEMYPLSVSPPAPNGPCAAPREARSPGLQEAGPPRVIQLMPSTILNPLLLSPSRGGGAGLDFRHSRAGAPSQVLMENGRESKVHVHHHQHHQQQQQLAQQQLLQQQEEALYRNHVIMPVSPPEEQQMPIGRIADCRLLWDYVYQLLSDSRYENYIRWEDPDSKVFRIMDPNGLARLWGNHKNRTNMTYEKMSRALRHYYKLNIIRKEPGQRLLFRFMKTPDEIMNGQTERLEHLDSDTDEQIYIKEEC